From a single Adhaeribacter swui genomic region:
- a CDS encoding ParA family protein, with product MATTIVSVINQKGGTGKTTTTINLGRALSKLGHKVLLVDLDPQGNLSYSLDISEPKFTLADAFTGTKKLKEILIQKGELFFVAPGSSELVDVEISLVTQEKRENFLKNILSGIKGFDYVLIDCPPSLSVLTLNALTASHQVLIPLQMEVLTMQGLNQILNTVGKIKTTLNPKLQVKGIVIVMYDKRRKLSSEVEAFLQENVNEKIFKSRIRLNVKLAEAPSFGQSILDYDPSSNGAQDYLALAKEFTA from the coding sequence ATGGCAACAACAATTGTATCGGTTATTAACCAAAAGGGCGGAACGGGCAAAACCACCACTACCATTAATTTAGGTCGGGCTTTAAGTAAACTGGGGCATAAGGTATTGCTTGTTGACCTGGACCCGCAGGGCAACCTGTCGTACTCGCTGGATATTTCGGAGCCAAAATTCACCTTGGCTGATGCGTTTACCGGAACTAAAAAATTAAAAGAAATTCTGATTCAAAAAGGCGAATTATTTTTTGTAGCTCCGGGCTCGTCCGAACTGGTGGATGTTGAAATTTCGTTGGTTACGCAGGAGAAAAGAGAAAATTTTTTAAAAAATATCCTTTCGGGCATTAAAGGTTTTGACTATGTTTTAATTGATTGTCCGCCTTCACTAAGTGTGCTTACCTTAAATGCCTTAACGGCCTCACACCAAGTTTTAATTCCTTTGCAAATGGAAGTGTTAACCATGCAAGGACTTAATCAAATTCTAAATACCGTTGGCAAAATTAAAACTACTTTAAACCCCAAACTCCAGGTAAAAGGAATTGTAATTGTAATGTACGATAAACGGCGCAAGCTCAGCTCCGAAGTAGAGGCATTTCTGCAGGAAAATGTAAACGAAAAGATTTTTAAGTCGCGCATCCGTTTAAACGTAAAACTGGCCGAAGCGCCCTCGTTTGGTCAAAGCATCCTGGATTACGACCCTTCATCGAATGGCGCCCAAGATTATCTGGCATTAGCCAAAGAATTTACGGCTTAA
- a CDS encoding SixA phosphatase family protein yields MSYHLFICRHAQAQEPNFNLPDFGRELIPNGILEAEQAGNWLQLQATKPDLIVCSSAQRTRTTAAIIAAKLAYPEQKVLAEKALYNASESQLLNFLAKTEKEQKTIVLVGHNPGVSDVVSTLSGKNQGNVPTGSVHYLPFEMADWSELFITTAKNYRAYLGK; encoded by the coding sequence ATGTCCTATCATTTATTTATCTGCCGCCACGCGCAGGCGCAAGAGCCCAATTTTAACCTTCCTGATTTTGGACGGGAGCTAATCCCAAATGGAATTCTGGAAGCAGAACAAGCCGGAAATTGGTTGCAACTACAAGCCACAAAACCCGACTTAATTGTTTGCAGCAGTGCCCAACGTACCCGGACTACCGCGGCCATTATAGCAGCTAAACTTGCTTACCCAGAGCAAAAGGTTCTGGCCGAAAAAGCTTTGTACAATGCTTCGGAGAGCCAGCTTTTAAATTTTCTGGCCAAAACAGAAAAGGAACAAAAAACAATTGTTTTAGTCGGACATAATCCAGGAGTGTCGGATGTGGTGAGTACTTTAAGTGGTAAAAACCAGGGCAATGTGCCAACCGGCAGTGTGCATTATTTACCTTTTGAAATGGCCGATTGGAGTGAGCTGTTTATAACCACCGCTAAAAACTACAGGGCTTATTTAGGCAAATAA